In a genomic window of Methanomassiliicoccales archaeon:
- a CDS encoding transketolase family protein, with protein MKWSYASQRKEYGRALVELGKSRKDVVVLDADLSSSTRTADFAKEFPEHFFNCGIAEQNMMGVAAGLAASGKVVFASTFAVFATGRCWDQIRQSIAYPNLNVKICATHAGITVGGDGASHQTGEDVALMRTLPNFTVGVPADAIETYKMTKAFAEWRGPCYMRMGRVDFPNVTEWEDPFQIGKGSILREGEDVTLMGCGIMVSRCLEAAELLEKRNVSAKVVNMSAIKPLDEALVEDAVRSTGCIVTAEEHNVLSGLGSAVATFLVEHQPVPLRRVGLMDTFGESGEGEELMRKYGLTAERIVEAAEEVMRRR; from the coding sequence ATGAAGTGGTCTTATGCCTCCCAAAGGAAGGAGTATGGGCGTGCTCTAGTAGAGCTAGGCAAGTCCCGTAAAGACGTGGTGGTATTGGATGCCGACTTGAGCAGTTCCACGCGCACCGCTGACTTCGCCAAGGAATTCCCTGAGCACTTCTTCAACTGCGGCATCGCCGAGCAGAACATGATGGGCGTGGCCGCCGGCCTTGCTGCCTCGGGTAAGGTCGTCTTCGCATCCACTTTCGCTGTGTTCGCTACTGGTCGATGCTGGGACCAGATAAGGCAATCCATCGCTTATCCTAACCTGAATGTCAAGATCTGCGCTACCCACGCTGGAATCACCGTGGGCGGGGACGGCGCATCGCACCAAACGGGAGAGGATGTGGCGCTCATGCGTACCCTGCCAAATTTCACCGTCGGAGTGCCCGCGGATGCCATAGAGACATACAAGATGACCAAGGCTTTCGCAGAATGGAGGGGGCCCTGCTACATGCGCATGGGACGGGTCGACTTCCCCAACGTTACGGAATGGGAGGATCCTTTCCAAATCGGCAAGGGAAGCATCCTTCGCGAAGGTGAAGATGTGACGCTCATGGGATGCGGGATAATGGTCTCTCGCTGCCTAGAGGCGGCCGAGCTGCTGGAGAAACGCAATGTTTCGGCAAAGGTCGTCAATATGAGCGCAATCAAGCCATTGGACGAGGCGCTGGTGGAAGATGCGGTAAGGAGCACAGGCTGCATCGTTACAGCAGAGGAGCATAATGTGCTCTCAGGTCTAGGTTCTGCGGTTGCAACTTTTCTGGTAGAACACCAACCGGTACCCTTGCGCAGGGTCGGTCTGATGGACACCTTCGGTGAGTCAGGGGAAGGGGAGGAGCTGATGCGCAAATATGGCCTGACAGCGGAGAGGATCGTGGAAGCGGCCGAAGAGGTAATGAGGAGGAGATAA
- a CDS encoding transketolase, with protein MRFLEESSLGILAFPGSLNGNVPKGLNWYPYYSPLLAFEVLRLTAYPDDVIAELERRANLIRRHIIRMTRAAGSGHPGGSLSSADILSALFFKVMRHRPTDPNWEDRDRFVLSKGHAAPAYYAALAESGYFPVEELLTLRKLGSRLQGHPSKGKLPGVEMSTGSLGQGLSVANGMALAAKLDRKSYRIYCLCGDGEMQSGQIWEAAMLGAHYELDNLTAFLDRNKLQIDGPTEKVMSLEPLADKWRAFGWNVIEIDGHNMREILDACDKAKEVRNKPTMILAHTVKGKGVSFMENALSFHGKAPNDEEMRKALRELGEKI; from the coding sequence ATGCGATTCCTTGAGGAATCTTCGCTGGGCATCCTGGCATTTCCCGGTTCCCTAAATGGGAATGTGCCAAAAGGTTTAAACTGGTATCCTTATTATTCCCCACTCCTTGCCTTTGAGGTGCTTAGATTGACCGCCTACCCTGATGACGTCATCGCTGAGCTGGAGCGTAGAGCCAACCTTATTCGGCGGCACATCATCAGGATGACAAGGGCGGCCGGATCAGGACATCCCGGCGGTTCTTTATCCTCCGCGGATATCCTCTCCGCCTTATTCTTTAAGGTCATGCGCCATCGGCCAACTGACCCTAATTGGGAAGATCGCGATCGCTTCGTCCTTTCGAAAGGACATGCCGCACCCGCCTACTATGCAGCTTTAGCGGAGAGCGGTTATTTTCCGGTGGAGGAGTTGCTCACCTTGCGAAAGCTCGGAAGTCGCTTGCAGGGTCATCCCAGCAAAGGAAAGCTACCAGGGGTGGAGATGTCCACTGGTTCTCTAGGTCAGGGCCTGAGCGTAGCCAATGGAATGGCCTTAGCAGCGAAGCTGGATCGTAAATCATACCGCATTTATTGCTTGTGTGGTGATGGAGAGATGCAGAGTGGTCAGATATGGGAGGCAGCCATGTTGGGGGCTCATTATGAGCTGGATAATCTGACTGCATTCCTGGACCGCAATAAACTGCAGATAGACGGCCCCACCGAGAAAGTCATGTCCTTGGAGCCTTTGGCGGATAAATGGAGAGCCTTCGGCTGGAACGTCATCGAGATCGACGGTCATAACATGCGCGAGATCTTGGATGCGTGCGACAAAGCCAAGGAGGTGCGGAACAAGCCCACCATGATCCTGGCTCATACTGTCAAGGGAAAGGGTGTTAGCTTCATGGAGAATGCTCTCTCCTTTCACGGCAAGGCACCTAATGATGAGGAGATGAGGAAGGCGCTAAGGGAGCTGGGGGAGAAAATATGA